Proteins encoded together in one Jaculus jaculus isolate mJacJac1 chromosome 7, mJacJac1.mat.Y.cur, whole genome shotgun sequence window:
- the Serpina5 gene encoding plasma serine protease inhibitor, producing the protein MRLLPVLCLMLLSPGIATLRRFRSREMKKGKDPSAGAATVPSNKDFAFDLYRALASAASGQNIFFSPMSVSMSLAMLSLGAGSHSKMQILGALGLGPHEPENQLHEGFQQLLQGLGQPREDFQLSLGNAFFSDPAVGVLDSFLNTIKKRYLADTFLTDFGDPTAAQKQINDYVSRQTQGKIVDLIQNLDSTHLMVMVNYVFFKAKWETAFSRKSTRQQDFHVSPGAAVQVPMMSREDEHYYFLDRNLSCSVVGVPYQGNATALFVLPSEGKMQQVENGLSQKTLRKWLQLLTKRQLKLYIPKFSIEGSYQLEKILPALGIRDVFTSHADLSGITTYPNIQLSEMIHKAVMEVDEAGTRAAAATGVMFMFKSARPTVPKVIFNRPFLIVIIKSSNILFLSKVVHP; encoded by the exons ATGCGGCTCCTCCCCGTGCTCTGCCTGATGCTTCTGAGCCCCGGCATAGCCACCCTCCGCCGGTTCCGCTCCCGGGAGATGAAGAAGGGAAAGGACCCTTCTGCTGGTGCTGCGACGGTTCCCAGCAACAAGGACTTCGCCTTCGACCTCTACCGAGCCTTGGCTTCTGCTGCCTCTGGCCAGAACATCTTCTTCTCCCCCATGAGCGTGTCCATGAGCCTGGCCATGCTCAGCCTGGGGGCTGGTTCCCATAGTAAGATGCAGATCCTGGGGGCGCTGGGTCTTGGCCCGCATGAGCCAGAGAACCAGCTCCACgagggcttccagcagctgctgCAGGGCCTCGGGCAGCCCAGAGAGGACTTCCAGCTGAGCCTCGGGAACGCCTTCTTCTCCGACCCGGCAGTGGGCGTCCTGGACAGCTTCCTGAACACCATAAAGAAGCGGTACCTGGCCGACACTTTCCTCACGGACTTTGGGGACCCCACAGCAGCACAGAAGCAGATCAATGACTATGTGTCAAGGCAAACCCAGGGCAAGATCGTAGACTTGATCCAAAACCTCGACAGCACCCACCTCATGGTGATGGTGAATTATGTCTTCTTTAAAG CTAAATGGGAGACAGCCTTCAGCCGCAAGAGCACCCGCCAGCAGGACTTCCACGTGAGCCCGGGCGCAGCCGTGCAGGTGCCCATGATGAGCCGTGAGGATGAGCACTACTATTTCCTGGACCGGAACCTCTCCTGCTCGGTGGTGGGGGTCCCCTACCAGGGCAACGCCACTGCTCTCTTTGTTCTTCCCAGCGAGGGCAAGATGCAGCAGGTGGAAAATGGCCTGAGCCAGAAAACGCTGAGGAAGTGGCTTCAGCTCTTGACAAAGAG GCAGCTTAAGCTGTACATCCCCAAGTTCTCCATTGAGGGCTCCTATCAGCTGGAGAAAATCCTCCCTGCGCTGGGGATCAGGGATGTCTTCACATCCCATGCAGATCTGTCTGGCATCACCACCTACCCCAACATCCAGCTGTCTGAG ATGATACACAAGGCTGTGATGGAGGTGGACGAGGCaggaaccagagcagctgcagccacGGGGGTCATGTTCATGTTCAAATCTGCCCGACCGACTGTTCCAAAGGTGATCTTCAACCGGCCTTTTCTGATAGTCATCATAAAGAGCAGTAACATCTTGTTCCTAAGCAAAGTGGTCCACCCCTGA